The Salegentibacter sp. Hel_I_6 region TACTATTCCCATACTGTTCTTCTCGCCGATGATTCAGGACTTTTTTGGATATGAGTTTTTGCTTCCCGGAAATCCATATATCCTTTTTGCACTTTCCACAATCGTATATTTCTATGGTGGTTGGCCATTTTTAAAAGGATTCTGGTCTGAAATCAAAAAAGGTGCGCCAGGGATGATGACCCTTATTTCTATGGCCATTACCGTGGCTTACGTTTATAGTTCGGCAACCGTGTTCGGCTTAGAAGGAGTTGATTTTTTCTGGGAACTGGCTACCCTTATCGCTATTATGTTGGTAGGACATTGGATAGAGATGAAAAGCGTCTTGGGAGCATCAAAGGCCTTACAGCTTTTGGTAAGTATGATGCCCGCAGAAGCGCATAGGGTAAAGGATGATACCATAGAAGATATTCCGTTGGAAGATTTGTTAAAAGATGATGTGATTTTGGTTAAACCAGGTGAAAAAGTTCCTGCTGATGGGATTATAGTAGACGGTTCAAGTTACCTGAACGAATCTATGCTTACAGGCGAATCCAAACCTGTAAAAAAAGATGAAAACGATAAGGTTATTGGTGGTTCGGTAAATGGTAACAGTACCTTAAAAGTAAAGGTTGAGCATACTGGAAAAGATAGCTATCTCAACAAGGTCATCAAAATGGTCGAAGAAGCGCAAAAAACCAAATCAAAAATGCAAAACCTCTCGGATAGAGCTGCAAAATGGCTTACCTATATCGCATTAGGTATTGGTTTTGGAACATTAGCGGTATGGCTGATTTTAGGCTTTCCATTTGTCTATGCTTTAGAAAGAATGGTTACCGTTATGGTCATTGCTTGTCCACACGCATTAGGTCTTGCTATACCACTTGTGGTTGCTATTTCTACTGCTGTTTCAGCTCAAAACGGGTTATTAATTCGAAATAGGACAGCTTTTGAAGAATCCCGAAAAATATCAGCTTTATTGTTTGATAAAACGGGAACATTGACCAAAGGCGATTTTGGCGTTACTCGAATTGAGTCTGTTAGCGAAACTTATTCATCTGAAGAAATTTTAAGGCTTTCGAGTGCATTGGAACAAAGTTCGGAACATCCTATCGCCGTAGGTATTATTAAAAAAGTCAAAGAAGATAATATGACCATCCCAAAGCCTGAAAACTTTAATGCAATTACAGGTAAAGGCGTTGAGGCCAATGTAGAAGGTAAGCAAGTAAAAGTGGTTAGTCCTGGTTTTTTAAGGGATGAAAAAATCACTATTCCCGAAGACGCATACAGTGATGCCGCTGAAACAGTTGTTTTTGTCTTGATTGATGGAAAATTAGCTGGTTACATTGCTCTTGCCGAT contains the following coding sequences:
- a CDS encoding copper-translocating P-type ATPase produces the protein MENHEHHNHDEMDHSKMDHSKMKHKKEDHSKMNHKGGDHSGHNPGHGEHGHDHHKMMIADFRKRFWVTLVLTIPILFFSPMIQDFFGYEFLLPGNPYILFALSTIVYFYGGWPFLKGFWSEIKKGAPGMMTLISMAITVAYVYSSATVFGLEGVDFFWELATLIAIMLVGHWIEMKSVLGASKALQLLVSMMPAEAHRVKDDTIEDIPLEDLLKDDVILVKPGEKVPADGIIVDGSSYLNESMLTGESKPVKKDENDKVIGGSVNGNSTLKVKVEHTGKDSYLNKVIKMVEEAQKTKSKMQNLSDRAAKWLTYIALGIGFGTLAVWLILGFPFVYALERMVTVMVIACPHALGLAIPLVVAISTAVSAQNGLLIRNRTAFEESRKISALLFDKTGTLTKGDFGVTRIESVSETYSSEEILRLSSALEQSSEHPIAVGIIKKVKEDNMTIPKPENFNAITGKGVEANVEGKQVKVVSPGFLRDEKITIPEDAYSDAAETVVFVLIDGKLAGYIALADEIRPESAEAIKVFKKNNIKVLMATGDNEKTAKAVSDKLGLDGYYAEVLPHQKVEIVEKLQNKGEFVAMTGDGVNDAPALAKADVGIAVGSGTDVAAETADIILVNSNPQDIANLILFGKATYNKMIQNLVWATGYNVVAIPLAAGVLYSSGFVLGPAVGAVFMSLSTIIVAINAQLLKRKIGKK